In a single window of the archaeon BMS3Bbin15 genome:
- the nikQ_1 gene encoding nickel transport protein NikQ → MNFSDVIREVNFEKLVVGNNSPLHKLDARVKLLGSFALIFGVISMEHPAIPLFLFFSATLVSFAIKIPLRIIIKRLFILPFSIAVVVLIVVVFTYGGEYQVASFFGFPIYRESLSFAFLLFTRIIASISILNVFVATTQIREAMEALQWFRLPKVMVDLALMMLRYIHLLSEETVRMYRAQTSRGGFSSRIGYRQKVQNLGVLAGSFIIRALKRGESVYVAMLSRGYTPTSYITETEPLSVKNAFISVAILAVTVLLVIVDHKVRIGAGL, encoded by the coding sequence ATGAACTTTTCTGATGTGATTCGTGAGGTCAATTTCGAGAAACTTGTGGTGGGAAATAATTCACCACTGCATAAACTTGATGCAAGAGTAAAGCTTCTTGGTTCCTTTGCGTTGATATTCGGCGTAATTTCTATGGAGCATCCTGCTATACCTCTGTTTCTATTTTTTTCTGCCACACTTGTCTCTTTTGCTATCAAAATACCTCTGAGAATAATTATAAAGAGGTTGTTTATCCTTCCTTTCTCAATTGCAGTTGTTGTGCTTATTGTCGTAGTGTTCACTTACGGTGGTGAGTATCAGGTTGCATCTTTCTTTGGGTTCCCGATATACAGGGAATCCCTATCTTTTGCTTTTCTGCTGTTTACACGGATAATTGCTTCAATTTCGATATTGAATGTATTTGTGGCCACCACCCAGATAAGGGAAGCTATGGAAGCTCTGCAGTGGTTTAGATTGCCAAAGGTTATGGTTGACCTTGCACTCATGATGCTGCGATATATTCATCTGCTGTCCGAGGAAACTGTCAGGATGTATCGTGCGCAGACTTCAAGAGGTGGGTTTTCCAGTAGGATAGGTTACAGGCAGAAGGTGCAAAATCTCGGCGTTCTTGCAGGTTCTTTTATTATAAGGGCTCTGAAGCGTGGTGAGTCTGTATATGTGGCAATGTTATCACGTGGCTATACACCAACCTCGTATATCACAGAAACCGAGCCATTGTCAGTGAAAAACGCTTTTATCAGCGTTGCAATCCTCGCTGTAACAGTACTGCTTGTGATTGTAGACCATA
- the cbiM gene encoding cobalt transport protein CbiM — protein sequence MHISDGILTPEWCLIWFALAIPFVIVGVRRIRKNIDNNPAYMPILAMMGAAVFIISVWHIPVPVTGSCSHPVGTPMSAIIVGPFVTVVLTAIALFFQTFLGHGGLTTLGANTMSMGILGTFSGYSVFLLLRKLNSPLWVAAGFAGFVGDIITYIAAALELSLSLNPGSVLSHWALYTMGYMPTQLPLAVMEFIFTAGIVNHIAARRPDILARLGLAGGV from the coding sequence ATGCATATTTCAGATGGAATTTTAACACCTGAGTGGTGTCTTATATGGTTTGCCCTTGCTATACCCTTTGTGATAGTCGGGGTACGGAGGATAAGAAAAAACATAGATAATAATCCTGCATACATGCCGATACTTGCAATGATGGGTGCTGCAGTCTTTATTATATCTGTGTGGCACATTCCTGTGCCGGTTACTGGTTCGTGTTCACACCCTGTGGGCACACCAATGTCGGCAATCATTGTTGGCCCATTTGTGACAGTTGTGTTGACAGCGATTGCCCTATTTTTCCAGACTTTTCTTGGTCATGGAGGACTAACAACGCTTGGTGCGAATACAATGTCAATGGGAATACTCGGAACTTTCAGCGGTTATTCTGTATTCCTTCTATTAAGAAAATTAAACTCACCCTTATGGGTGGCTGCAGGTTTTGCAGGTTTTGTGGGTGATATAATAACTTATATTGCAGCCGCTCTTGAGCTTTCACTGTCGCTGAATCCAGGTTCTGTGTTATCACACTGGGCGCTTTATACTATGGGTTATATGCCGACACAGTTGCCACTTGCGGTTATGGAGTTCATATTCACTGCAGGCATTGTTAATCATATTGCAGCAAGAAGGCCTGATATTCTGGCAAGACTTGGTTTAGCAGGAGGTGTTTAA